The segment CTAAAAAAGGCTCGAAACACAACCGGGGCATGGCGGTTGACGTGGCCGCGTGCGACGCCAAAGGCAACTGGCTGGAACTGCCTACGCAATTCGACGACTTTTCCGGCAAAGCCGCCGCCGCTTCCTCCGCCGGATCACCTGGCGCGCTGGCCAACCGGAGCAGACTTCAGAAAGCAATGACGGGGGCGGGGTTTGAAATTTTCCCGTCCGAATGGTGGCATTTCGATTTTCCCGGCTGGGAAAAAGCCGGCATTGAAAACTTTCCTTTCGCCGCCGAATAAGCTACCGCCGCAACTGTTTTCGCCCGGCGCGGGCACGAGCCGGGGAGTTTTTTCATGCCCGCCCCCCACCGAACCCGCGGCGGTTCAGCGCGGCACAGCTCCGGCATGGCCGGCGAACGGAAGTTTGCCACTCCCGCAGGACACTGTCAGTTCCGCCGGCAAAAACCGCCTTCCATAAACTGAAAGATCAAAATATCGCAATATTATAATAGCCATTGTATTTTTTAATTTATTTATATATATTTATATAATAATATCTTTATTAGAGGTGACATATGCCCGAACCGCGCCGAAACGAACCCGTAGTGCTTAAAAAATTCCTGGAAATACCGTATGACGAGCTGGAAGCCATGAACCTTGAAGCAGCCGAAAACGCGGAAAAACTCCCGGCAGCCGTGCTGGAAAAAAAATACCGCGCCTATCTGACAAACGAAAAACGGCTGAAGGCGGTAACGCTCTGCTTTTCAGACATTGAAGGCCGGTTTCATATGCTTGATTATGACAAGCAGTTTTTCCTGCGGGCAGACGACAACCTCACTTTTGACGGCTCGTCCATCAGGGGGTTTTCGGCCCAGAAAGAATCGGACCTGAGGCTCGGAATTGACTGGGGAAGCATCTTCTGGCTCCCGTCCGACGTGTTCGGCCCGGGCAAGGTGATTCTGTTCGCCACCGTCTTAAACCGCGACAAAACGCATTATGAGTCGGATTTCAGGGCGCGGCTGGCCGAGCTCGCGCGGCAGCTTGAAAAATCGCGCGGCATCACCGCCAACGTGGCCGCCGAAGTGGAGGGGTTTCTGGTCAACGGAGTGAACGCCGAGCAGACTTACAGGAAAGAAACCGGATTCGCTCTGATTTCAACCGGCGGCTATTTCCATTCGCTGCCGCTCGACCGCCTGAAAAGATTTATTGACACTGCCGCCGAGGCCCAGCGCGCCATGGGGTTTAAAAACGAAAAGGATCACCCGGAAGTGGCGCCTTCGCAGTTCGAGCTTAATTTCTCCTATGCGCCGGTGGTGCGCGCCTGCGACATGATACAGCTGTACAAACTGCTTTGCCGGCAGGTGGCCGCCAGCATGGGCTTGACCGCCACGTTTCTGCCGAAACCGATCGCCGGCGTCAACGGAAGCGGAATGCATCTGAACCTTTCGCTGGTGAAAAACGGAAAAAATATTTTCCACGGCAAAAACGGCGAGGACGGCCTGTCCACCCTGGCGTGGGACGTGATTTCCAGAATACTAAACCACGCGCAGGAACTATCGCTTATTCTGAACGCGAGCGTAAACTCCTACCGCAGGCTCGACCCGCATTTCGAGGCGCCGAACCAGATAAAAGTGTCGTCGGTTGACCGGGGCGCGATGATCCGCATCCCGGCCGGCAACGAAAATTCCGCCCGCATAGAAATCCGCTCCGTCGGGCCGGACGCCAACCCTTACCTTGCGCTGTACGCGCTGCTGCGCACCGCGCTTGACGGAAAACCGCTGACCAAAGATGAAAAGAAACGCGACCGGGTACGCTACCTGCCCGGCAACATTTACGACGCGATCCGCATTTTCCGAGCCAGCGAGTTTGTCAAAAACATAATGGGCGCGGCGCCGCATGAAAAATACGCGGCATTCAAGCTGATGGCCGCGGACCGCAGCCCGAAAGAGCTGGGCGCTATCGTTAAATCGTCGGAAGTGCTGTTCCACCACGAGGTGACCGACCAGATGCTCTGGCACAAGTTCTGATCGCACCGGTCCCGCCTGCGGGGCCCCGGCGGCAAACCGGGGCCCCGTTTACAGGAACCGGCAACGCCGCCGACAATGCTATAATATCCTACGAACTATTATGAGAATACTTATAACGAACGACGACGGCGCCTACTCCGACGGCATCCGAATACTGCGCAAGCACCTTTCACGTCACGCCGGGGCGCTTATTGTCGCGCCGGCAACACAGCAAAGCGGCGGAGGGCACAGCATTACGCTGTTTCACCCCCTGCGCGTAAAAACCCTTCACGAAAACGGCGAAACCATAGGTTATATGGTAAGCGGCTCGCCGGCGGACTGCGTGAAAATAGGCATCTGCGAATTCATGAAAGACGGCGCGCCCGACGTGGTGGTTTCCGGCATCAACCCCGGCGGCAACCTGGGCACCAACCTGTTTTATTCCGGCACCGTTTCCGGCGCGATGGAAGCGCTGCTGATGGGATATCCGGCGATAGCCGTTTCTTTCGACCGGGAGGAAGACCCCGATTACGAGTACGGCGCGCAGCTCACCGAACGCCTGCTGCTGGAGCTGGAAAAACTCGGGTTCCCCAAATGCCTGCTGAACGTGAACATTCCCTCCGTGCCGATCGAGCGGATAAAGGGCATAAAAGTCACACGGCAGGGCTTTATGCGCTATACCGAAAATTTCAACAAACGCGTTGATCCGCGGGGCAGCACCTATTACTGGCTGGAAGGCGAGCGCGTGCATATCGAAGACGAACTGGACGGCGACTCCGCCGCCGTCAGCCAGGGCTACATCTCGGTAACGCCGCTTTTTTACGACCTGACCGACAACAAGCATATCAAAACAGCGCAGACCGTTGTGGAAAACCTGCAGAAAACGCCCATTCGCTAGTTTTTCAGCCGTCCTGCATAATTCCCCCTGAAAAAGCTGAAAGCCGCCTTGCGGGCGGCTTTCAGCCTGTTTTAAGACTATGCTATTTGGCTTCGGCTTTCGCTTTAATGCCAGCCAGAATCCTGTCCGGCGTGAACGGCGCTTCAAACAACCAGACGCCCGTGGCATCATGGATCGCGTTGGCGAACGCCGGAATCGAGCAGTTGATCCCGATTTCCGAAACCGATTTCGCTCCGAACGGGCCGTTCGGCTCATAGGTCGGGATCAAGAACGTCCGCAGAGGCGGCGCGTCGTGCGCCGTGAAAATCCGGTAGCCCCGGAACCCGGCGTTAAGCATCGCGCCTTTGGAATTGAACTCCATTTTCTCGCACAGCGCGTAAGACATGCCGTTAAGGGTCGCCCCGTCATTCTGACCCTCGGCCAGCGCGGGATTGATGGCGGTGCCGCAGTCAACCGTGGAAACGTAATCAATAACCTTGAGCTCACCGGTTTCGGTGTCCACCTCGATCTCCGCGAAATGCGCCGCGAACGGAGGCGGCGAAGTGTGCGCGGTATGCGAGGCGGTGGCGCAGATCTGGTGCTGGTTTTTATAATACAGCGAGGTTCTGGCCACTTCCTCAAGACTGCATTTCTTCCCGCCGTCCGCGCTAGCCACAAAACCGTTTTCGAGATGCAGTGCCGACGCCGGCTCGCCCAGAATGGCGGCGCCCACGTCGAGTATCATGTCCCGCACTTTCAGCGCGCACTTGCGCGAGGCATTGCCGGAAATGAAGGTGGTTGACGAAGCGTACGCGCCCACGTCAAACGGAGTGAGGTCCGTGTCGCCGGAATAGACTATAATCCTGTCCACCGGCACGGTGAGCACTTCGGCGGCTATCTGGGCGAGCACGGTGTCCGCCCCGGTGCCGATATCGCTCGCGCCGGCGGCGAGATTGAAGGACCCGTCATCGTTGATCTTGATCGTGACCGACGCCATGTCCACTTCCGGAATGCCGGACCCCTGCATTGAACACGCCACGCCGAGCCCGCGCCGTTTCGAGCCGGTCTGGCCCGCATATTTTTTCCGCTTGGCGTACCAGTCAATTTCCTTGAGCCCTTTCTCGATGCAGGCCCGGATCCCGCAGGAAGTCATCACCTGTTCCACGCCCTCGCCGCCTTCGCCCATCGCTTTGAATATCGGCGAGCCGACCCCTTCGCGGATGTAGTTTTTAAGGCGAAATTCGATCGGGTCCATGCCGATCGCCCCGGCCATCATCTCCATCTGGCATTCCATCGGAAAACACGCCTGCGTCGCGCCGTAGCCCCGGTACGCGCCAGCCACCGGCAGATTGGTATATACGGTGCGCCCCGTGAACCTGTTGTTCGCCGCCTGATACATCGGCAGGGAATGGGAACCGGCGCACATCAT is part of the Elusimicrobiaceae bacterium genome and harbors:
- a CDS encoding glutamine synthetase family protein; the protein is MPEPRRNEPVVLKKFLEIPYDELEAMNLEAAENAEKLPAAVLEKKYRAYLTNEKRLKAVTLCFSDIEGRFHMLDYDKQFFLRADDNLTFDGSSIRGFSAQKESDLRLGIDWGSIFWLPSDVFGPGKVILFATVLNRDKTHYESDFRARLAELARQLEKSRGITANVAAEVEGFLVNGVNAEQTYRKETGFALISTGGYFHSLPLDRLKRFIDTAAEAQRAMGFKNEKDHPEVAPSQFELNFSYAPVVRACDMIQLYKLLCRQVAASMGLTATFLPKPIAGVNGSGMHLNLSLVKNGKNIFHGKNGEDGLSTLAWDVISRILNHAQELSLILNASVNSYRRLDPHFEAPNQIKVSSVDRGAMIRIPAGNENSARIEIRSVGPDANPYLALYALLRTALDGKPLTKDEKKRDRVRYLPGNIYDAIRIFRASEFVKNIMGAAPHEKYAAFKLMAADRSPKELGAIVKSSEVLFHHEVTDQMLWHKF
- the surE gene encoding 5'/3'-nucleotidase SurE, whose protein sequence is MRILITNDDGAYSDGIRILRKHLSRHAGALIVAPATQQSGGGHSITLFHPLRVKTLHENGETIGYMVSGSPADCVKIGICEFMKDGAPDVVVSGINPGGNLGTNLFYSGTVSGAMEALLMGYPAIAVSFDREEDPDYEYGAQLTERLLLELEKLGFPKCLLNVNIPSVPIERIKGIKVTRQGFMRYTENFNKRVDPRGSTYYWLEGERVHIEDELDGDSAAVSQGYISVTPLFYDLTDNKHIKTAQTVVENLQKTPIR
- a CDS encoding molybdopterin-dependent oxidoreductase — protein: DLDNHPDEWLYKADYILENTYETQYAQHCALEPHTTLTWLDPNGRLFIRTSTQVPFHVRRIVGQALNIPVKKIRVIKPRIGGGFGSKQEIFLEQVCSALTLATKKPVRIELTRREVFISSRTRHPAITRLKSGVTRDGRITDLDMEIYLNNGAYGAHALTVMMCAGSHSLPMYQAANNRFTGRTVYTNLPVAGAYRGYGATQACFPMECQMEMMAGAIGMDPIEFRLKNYIREGVGSPIFKAMGEGGEGVEQVMTSCGIRACIEKGLKEIDWYAKRKKYAGQTGSKRRGLGVACSMQGSGIPEVDMASVTIKINDDGSFNLAAGASDIGTGADTVLAQIAAEVLTVPVDRIIVYSGDTDLTPFDVGAYASSTTFISGNASRKCALKVRDMILDVGAAILGEPASALHLENGFVASADGGKKCSLEEVARTSLYYKNQHQICATASHTAHTSPPPFAAHFAEIEVDTETGELKVIDYVSTVDCGTAINPALAEGQNDGATLNGMSYALCEKMEFNSKGAMLNAGFRGYRIFTAHDAPPLRTFLIPTYEPNGPFGAKSVSEIGINCSIPAFANAIHDATGVWLFEAPFTPDRILAGIKAKAEAK